Part of the Bacillus cabrialesii genome is shown below.
CCTTTGCGGGGTTTTCTTTTTTTATTTTGTTCCAAACATACGGTCTCCCGCATCTCCGAGACCTGGAACAATATAACCTTTTTCATTTAGTTTTTCATCAAGTGCCGCGATGTAGATATCCACATCCGAATGATGCTTCTGCAATTCTTCCACACCCTCAGGCGCCGCTACAAGGCACATGAAACGAATATTTTTCGCGCCGCGTTTTTTGAGGCTGTGAATGGCTTCAACAGCGGAACCGCCTGTAGCCAGCATCGGGTCAACCACGATGAATTCACGCTCTTCCACGTCAGAAGGAAGCTTGACATAGTATTCCACAGGTTTTAAGGTTTCAGGATCACGGTACAGGCCGACATGTCCCACTTTTGCCGCGGGAATCAGCTTTAAAATGCCGTCAACCATTCCTAATCCCGCTCTGAGGATAGGAACCACTCCGAGTTTTTTCCCTGAGATGACTTTCGATTTTGCAGCCTGAACCGGTGTTTTGATATCCACTTCTTCCAAAGGAAGATCGCGGGTAATTTCAAAAGCCATAAGTGTTGCAACTTCGTCTACAAGCTCTCTAAAATCCTTCGTACCTGTATTTTCATTCCGTATATATGTCAGCTTGTGCTGAATTAAAGGATGATCAAATACATAAACCTTTCCCATACTGTGTTTCAGCTCCTTTTTTATTGTCCCATCAACAATTACACACTTCTATTGATTCTACAAAAAAAGACATGGAGTTTCAAGAACATCGTCAAAAAACCCGCCGGCCATAAGCCGAGCGGGTTTTTTGGATCTTAGTAATCTAATTCTTTATATAAAGGAAATTTATCGGTCAGAGCAGCTACACGCTGTCTTGCTTCCTCAAGTTTCCCTTCATCTTCGTGGTTTTTCAATGCAAGCGCGATGATGGCACCGACTTCGTCCAATGCGTCTCCGTCAAAACCGCGGCTAGTCACAGCAGCTGTACCAAGACGGATACCGCTTGTTACGAAAGGTTTTTCCGGATCGTATGGAATCGCGTTTTTGTTAGACGTAATGCCGATTTCATCAAGCACGTGCTCCGCAACCTTACCTGTCAGTCCGAGAGAACGAAGGTCAACAAGGATCAGGTGGTTGTCAGTTCCGCCTGAAACGAGCTGGACGCCCTCTTTCGTTAACGCTTCAGCCAAGCGTTTTGCGTTAGAAATGACGTTTTGTGCATATGTTTTGAAATCGTCCTGCAATACTTCGCCAAATGAAACTGCTTTTGCGGCAATAACGTGCATCAGCGGGCCGCCTTGAATTCCAGGGAAGATCGATTTATCAATTTTCTTGCCGAACTCTTCACGGCAAAGGATCATACCGCCGCGAGGACCGCGAAGTGTCTTATGTGTTGTTGTCGTTACAAAATCAGCGTAAGGAACCGGGTTTGGATGAAGGCCTGCCGCAACAAGTCCTGCGATATGCGCCATATCCACCATGAAGTATGCTCCGACTTCATCAGCAATTTCACGGAATTTCTTAAAGTCGATTGTACGAGGATACGCACTTGCTCCCGCTACGATTAGCTTAGGCTTATGAGCGAGGGCTTTTTCACGCACGTCATCATAATCAATATATTGAGTTTCTTTATCTACGCCATACTCAACAAAGTTATATTGAACACCGCTGAAGTTGACTGGACTTCCGTGTGTTAAATGGCCGCCGTGGGAGAGGTTCATCCCAAGTACAGTATCGCCTTGCTCCAAAATCGTAAAGTATACTGCCATGTTTGCTTGCGCGCCTGAATGCGGCTGAACGTTTACATATTCCGCTCCAAAGATTTCCTTCGCGCGGTCACGGGCGATATCTTCAACGACATCGACGTGCTCACATCCGCCATAGTAGCGTTTGCCCGGATATCCTTCAGCGTATTTATTTGTCAAAACAGATCCTTGTGCTTCCATAACCGCTTCACTTACAAAGTTCTCAGAAGCAATCAACTCGATCTTAGTCTGTTGGCGTTCACGCTCATTTTTAATGGCGTTAAACACTTGTTCGTCTTGCGCAGGTAAATGTTTCATCAGCGAGATCCTCTCCTATCCGTATCCTGTTCTTTGTTTTTACCACCACTATTGTACATGGTTTTTAAGGCCGATGTAAAAGATTATTTTTAAAAAATCAAAATTTTTATTGGTAAAAACGAATATTGATAACTTAAATTTAAATTAAAGTTCGGAATTTATTTTACCGCCACAAAATAAAAGAAAAGACTGGCCATGCAGTCCTTTCATTCACACCCATAAACCGCCCGCACTCCGCCGATCAGTTTCGGCCGCGTACGCGCTAATGTCACATGTGCTGAACCGAGGTTGTTTTGAGAGACGCGTACAGGGACAGCCACCGGCTTCAAATGCATGCCGATAAACGTATCGCCTATGTCTATTCCGGCGTCAGCCTGAATGGTTTCGACAAGAACGGGAGACTTCATCTGCTTAAACGCATAAGAAGCCATCGCCCCGCCCGCTGTTGGAACGGGTAAGGCAGAAACGGTCGGAAGTCTGAATAGCTTAGCCGTTTCTTCCTCTATGACAAGCGCTCTGTTCAAATGCTCGCAGCATTGAAAAGCGAGATGGATTCCCGTTTTCTCTTTAAGCTCGGCAAGTCCGCTATAGATGCTTTTCGCGATGTCTACACTGCCCGATGTTCCGATGCGGCTTCCGGCTACTTCGCTTGTGCTGCACCCAAGGACAAAGAGCTGGTCTTGCTTCAATCCCGCTTGTTCTTGAAATTCAGACAGCATCGTACTCCACGTTTGTTTGATCTCATTCATTGAACTGCACCCCTACAGGTTTTTCTCTTCATAATCTGAGATTTTGCCAATACGGGTTTGATGTCTTCCGCCGGTAAACTCAGTAGTCAGCCAGATTTTCGCGATTTCCCGCGCCAAACCGGGGCCGATCACCCGCTCACCCATCGCGAGGATGTTTGTGTCATTATGCTCTCTCGTCGCTTTTGCGCTGAATGTATCGTGCGCCAGCGCGCAGCGGATGCCTTTGACTTTATTAGCGGAAATGCTCATGCCGATGCCTGTCCCGCAAATTAAAATGCCTCTGTCAACTTCGCCGCTTACCACTTTTTCGGCCACCGGAAAAGCATAATCCGGATAATCGACAGATCCGCTGCCGCAGTCACAGCCCATATCAATATATTCAATTTGCAATTCGTCCATTAACTCTTTGATTTCATTTCGAATGTGAACGCCGCCATGATCCGATGCTATGGCTACTTTCATCAGCTTTTCCTCCCAGCGTGTGTGATGCGGCCCGCCCGCTATGTTGACCGCGCAGCCTGTCCGCTCTTTCATCCACACCATATGATGTGCTTTTCACTATATTCTACTCCTTCACGCAGGATTTGCAAATGACCTGTTTGCAGATTTTCTGACAACTTATCTGCCGTCTTTTTTCAGCTGTTTTGCCAGCTGCCGAAGAAGCTCTTCAAGCTCATCTCTTGTTTGTTTATAGATGTCAATTGAGCCGCCGAACGGATCGATGACATCCCCACGGCTGCCTGTGACATATTCTTTTAACGTAAACACTTTATCACGATAACGTCCAAATTGGCTGGCAATGATCTGTTTGTGCTGATGAGTCATAGCGAGAACCAAATCAGCCGATTCCATATGCTCTTCAGTTAGCGGAGAAGACACATGATTCAGAGCAATGTGTTTTTCAAACAGCGCTTCGACAGCATGAGGCGTCGCTTTCCCATTGGGCGAAGCAAACACGCCTGCCGAGCGGACGCTGACATTCAGCCCTTCCGTTTCCGCAATTGATTTAAAAAGCGCCTCAGCCATCGGGCTGCGGCACGTATTTCCAGTACAGACAAAAATAATATTCATGTCAGTCACCCCTTATTTTTCTCTATTATATATGAAGAAAAAAGAAACGGCGACTTCGTTTCTTTTATTGGTATATTAAATTGGCAAAAGCAGCTTTAGGCCGAATGCGATTAATATGATGCCCCCGAGCGCTTCGCTGTATGTGCCAAGCCATGACTGCACTTGTTTTCCGATCAGCAGGCCAAGCCATGTCAGCATCATGCTGAACAGCCCGAACAAAGTAATTGTGAGGAGCGGATGCGAGCCGTATATTCCCAAGCTCAAGCCGACGGAGAAGCTGTCAAGGCTGACGCCGACGGCAAACAGCAATAAGCCCGGCCCTGCCGGCGACATGAATCGTTCTTCAGACTGTTTAAATGAAGCCATAAGCATTTGAATCCCAAGAACAAAAAGCAGCGAACCTCCGATATAAACCGCTAACACGCCGAGGAGCCCTGACAGCATGTTACCGGCCGCCATCCCCCCGAGAGGCATGATGACGTGAAAGAGGCCGATGATGAAACCAATATAGAATATCTGCTTTTTTCTGAGTTTTATCATGCCCATTCCGAGACCGACAGAAAAAGCATCCATCCCTAAAGCAAACGCCATGATGCTTAATGTCATCAGTTCGCCTATAAACAAATCCGACATACATAAATAACCCCCTTGGACACGCCCCGCTTTTTTAGCCTATGCGTGTCCAAAAAGGGTTAGAACGTCTGACTGTGTTCAGCGAATCACTCTTCCCCCGGCGGCTTTCATCAGCCTGTTCATAATGGCCAGGCCGACACCCGTGTCCGGAAAGGA
Proteins encoded:
- the upp gene encoding uracil phosphoribosyltransferase, giving the protein MGKVYVFDHPLIQHKLTYIRNENTGTKDFRELVDEVATLMAFEITRDLPLEEVDIKTPVQAAKSKVISGKKLGVVPILRAGLGMVDGILKLIPAAKVGHVGLYRDPETLKPVEYYVKLPSDVEEREFIVVDPMLATGGSAVEAIHSLKKRGAKNIRFMCLVAAPEGVEELQKHHSDVDIYIAALDEKLNEKGYIVPGLGDAGDRMFGTK
- the glyA gene encoding serine hydroxymethyltransferase; its protein translation is MKHLPAQDEQVFNAIKNERERQQTKIELIASENFVSEAVMEAQGSVLTNKYAEGYPGKRYYGGCEHVDVVEDIARDRAKEIFGAEYVNVQPHSGAQANMAVYFTILEQGDTVLGMNLSHGGHLTHGSPVNFSGVQYNFVEYGVDKETQYIDYDDVREKALAHKPKLIVAGASAYPRTIDFKKFREIADEVGAYFMVDMAHIAGLVAAGLHPNPVPYADFVTTTTHKTLRGPRGGMILCREEFGKKIDKSIFPGIQGGPLMHVIAAKAVSFGEVLQDDFKTYAQNVISNAKRLAEALTKEGVQLVSGGTDNHLILVDLRSLGLTGKVAEHVLDEIGITSNKNAIPYDPEKPFVTSGIRLGTAAVTSRGFDGDALDEVGAIIALALKNHEDEGKLEEARQRVAALTDKFPLYKELDY
- a CDS encoding TIGR01440 family protein, which encodes MNEIKQTWSTMLSEFQEQAGLKQDQLFVLGCSTSEVAGSRIGTSGSVDIAKSIYSGLAELKEKTGIHLAFQCCEHLNRALVIEEETAKLFRLPTVSALPVPTAGGAMASYAFKQMKSPVLVETIQADAGIDIGDTFIGMHLKPVAVPVRVSQNNLGSAHVTLARTRPKLIGGVRAVYGCE
- the rpiB gene encoding ribose 5-phosphate isomerase B, producing MKVAIASDHGGVHIRNEIKELMDELQIEYIDMGCDCGSGSVDYPDYAFPVAEKVVSGEVDRGILICGTGIGMSISANKVKGIRCALAHDTFSAKATREHNDTNILAMGERVIGPGLAREIAKIWLTTEFTGGRHQTRIGKISDYEEKNL
- the prpB gene encoding protein arginine phosphatase PrpB, with protein sequence MNIIFVCTGNTCRSPMAEALFKSIAETEGLNVSVRSAGVFASPNGKATPHAVEALFEKHIALNHVSSPLTEEHMESADLVLAMTHQHKQIIASQFGRYRDKVFTLKEYVTGSRGDVIDPFGGSIDIYKQTRDELEELLRQLAKQLKKDGR
- a CDS encoding manganese efflux pump MntP family protein, with the protein product MSDLFIGELMTLSIMAFALGMDAFSVGLGMGMIKLRKKQIFYIGFIIGLFHVIMPLGGMAAGNMLSGLLGVLAVYIGGSLLFVLGIQMLMASFKQSEERFMSPAGPGLLLFAVGVSLDSFSVGLSLGIYGSHPLLTITLFGLFSMMLTWLGLLIGKQVQSWLGTYSEALGGIILIAFGLKLLLPI